The Lactuca sativa cultivar Salinas chromosome 2, Lsat_Salinas_v11, whole genome shotgun sequence genome includes a window with the following:
- the LOC111882065 gene encoding protein FAR1-RELATED SEQUENCE 5-like, whose product MNSENLVGNQSFATHTTDSVDANVSSESTFESEGVNEDTMNVACDEYDIMGKLFNTPKDAYTFYNQYAFLHGFGIRVHWSFKNKTTNEPYRKTYVCNKQGFKSLKGNSLCGVAKKRLRNLRTGCKAMLRISKGKDGQWFVDVFNDTHNHSLSTTPTKVMKHRSHGKIHRSMACKSLMVELGQSGLRPCQIKKAINAMKTSYDVDVTSKQCADVLSEQRKQYKGKEFYGLIKHFQDKTLVDSNQYFAVDLFEDGSPKNVFWADGRSREAYTKFRDVAVFDVTYMTNKFKMPFAPFVGVNHHGQSILFGGALLENEKEETFRWLFEHFLICMFRKYPVAMITDQDKAMGNAIKKVFPNTRHRFCAWHIKKHELEHLRPLVARYSDFKEAYIQWVKSDTIEEFETNWEVIRGKYNIESNSWINDMYNQRIHWAKAFLKDVFFAGMTTSGRSESIHSFFDGFVNSKTMLNEFVLQYDKAVDSRRAAEEDEDFKTMNSSPILSSVHPIEAKVGHFYTRKMFEVFKKEWIEANCNLTHETLSKTTKEIKYRVGQLNIDKRHWRINIFRFMDHVNVTCSCAKYETYGILCKHSLYVMKKRHVENLPDHYILPRWTLSVRYKVGNGNIGLEEMNCENGVSALTL is encoded by the coding sequence atgaattcaGAAAACCTAGTAGGGAATCAGTCGTTTGCAACACACACAACCGACAGTGTTGATGCAAATGTTTCTTCAGAATCAACATTTGAATCTGAAGGAGTAAATGAGGACACTATGAATGTTGCATGTGATGAATATGATATTATGGGGAAGCTTTTCAATACACCTAAGGATGCATATACATTTTATAACCAATATGCCTTTCTTCATGGATTCGGTATACGTGTTCATTGGAGCTTTAAAAATAAGACCACAAATGAGCCTTATCGGAAGACCTATGTGTGTAATAAACAAGGCTTTAAAAGTTTGAAGGGCAATAGTTTATGTGGGGTGGCTAAGAAACGTCTTAGAAATTTGAGGACCGGATGCAAAGCAATGCTCCGAATATCAAAAGGAAAAGATGGGCAATGGTTTGTGGATGTGTTTAATGACACACACAATCACAGTTTGAGTACAACTCCTACCAAAGTAATGAAACATCGTTCTCATGGGAAGATCCACCGCTCAATGGCTTGTAAGTCTCTTATGGTGGAACTAGGTCAATCGGGGTTGAGGCCTTGTCAAATTAAAAAGGCTATCAATGCAATGAAAACTTCATATGATGTCGATGTTACCTCAAAGCAATGTGCCGATGTTTTATCTGAGCAACGCAaacaatataaaggtaaagagTTTTATGGGCTGATCAAACATTTCCAAGATAAAACATTAGTTGATAGTAACCAGTATTTTGCCGTGGATTTGTTTGAAGATGGGTCTCCTAAAAATGTTTTTTGGGCTGATGGAAGATCACGAGAGGCATATACTAAATTTAGGGACGTTGCTGTGTTTGACGTCACATACATGACAAATAAGTTTAAGATGCCATTTGCTCCGTTTGTTGGTGTGAATCATCATGGCCAATCTATATTGTTTGGTGGTGCATTGCTAGAAAATGAAAAAGAAGAAACTTTTCGATGGCTATTTGAGCATTTTTTAATTTGTATGTTTAGAAAGTATCCAGTGGCAATGATAACAGACCAGGATAAAGCTATGGGTAATGCAATCAAGAAAGTTTTTCCAAACACTCGCCATCGTTTCTGTGCATGGCACATTAAGAAGCATGAATTGGAACATCTGCGACCACTTGTAGCCCGTTATAGTGATTTTAAAGAGGCTTATATACAATGGGTAAAGAGTGATACAATTGAAGAATTTGAAACCAATTGGGAAGTTATTCGCGGTAAGTATAACATCGAAAGTAACAGTTGGATAAACGATATGTATAACCAACGAATACATTGGGCCAAAGCTTTCTTGAAAGATGTTTTCTTTGCTGGCATGACTACAAGTGGAAGAAGCGAGAGCATTCATTCATTTTTTGATGGATTTGTTAATTCCAAGACCATGTTGAATGAATTTGTACTCCAATATGATAAAGCAGTTGACTCTCGAAGGGCTGCCGAAGAAGATGAAGACTTTAAGACCATGAACTCCAGTCCAATCCTTTCTTCTGTTCACCCGATAGAAGCAAAAGTAGGTCACTTTTATACGAGAAAAATGTTTGAGGTTTtcaaaaaagaatggatagaagcTAACTGTAACTTAACTcatgagactttaagtaaaaccacaaaagaaatcaaatataggGTTGGCCAGCTTAATATTGATAAAAGACATTGGAGAATTAATATCTTTCGTTTTATGGATCATGTGAATGTCACGTGTTCATGTGCTAAGTATGAAACATATGGGATATTATGCAAGCATAGCCTTTACGTGATGAAGAAAAGACATGTTGAAAACCTTCCTGATCACTATATTTTACCCAGGTGGACACTTAGTGTTAGGTATAAGGTGGGTAATGGCAACATTGGACTAGAAGAAATGAATTGTGAAAATGGAGTTAGTGCCTTAACTTTATGA